One stretch of Sulfuricystis multivorans DNA includes these proteins:
- a CDS encoding lytic transglycosylase domain-containing protein, producing MKRFLATALLIALPTWLQAALAAEDAAFTAAREAYARKDRASLAVALASLGTHPLAPWARYFQLSLQLADGKNPSDEGVAEFVEREAGTWLGEKMRAEWLKWLVDRQEWQRAREQFARLQRPDAESLCRGLEARLQLGEAGAANDVAAILAAPQPLAASCLPPLGRLAATGELPTELLWERLFRQWAGGRLKEARVLASWLSADEAPAPRSLDNIAEHPVQVLANKKSGTLADPKKSGVLAEAKKSGVLAALAVLRMARTDVHLAAARWQEVEERLPAGLRGIVWGRLALVAALTHQPEATEWFNHAEKLGASFDEEQQGWRIRAGLRAGDWPEVARSTAALPETLASRPEWLYWRARALAALGWLDDAQALYRQIAGQPHFYGILASEALGRRLSLPPRAQPPSPEERREAESHPTLIRALALIRAGLRNEGVREWNWVLADMDDRQLLAAADFARQNEVIDRAISTAERTRSEHDFALRYPTPFFEQVAPRVREVDLDPAWVYGLMRQESRFVMDAKSSAGAKGLMQLMPATAKWVAKKIGLTSYHPGKVTEMDTNLTLGTNYLRMVMDSLDDHPVLATAAYNAGPGRARKWRAERPLEGAIYVETIPFSETRDYVKKVMANAIYYAALMGRPAPSLTQRLGTIRPRGFGDIDAERLP from the coding sequence ATGAAACGTTTCCTCGCCACCGCGCTTCTCATCGCCCTGCCAACCTGGCTGCAGGCGGCTTTGGCGGCTGAAGATGCGGCCTTCACTGCCGCACGCGAGGCTTATGCCAGGAAAGATCGCGCGTCGCTCGCCGTTGCCTTGGCTTCTCTCGGCACGCATCCACTCGCACCTTGGGCGCGTTATTTTCAATTGAGTCTGCAGCTCGCCGACGGGAAGAATCCTTCGGACGAAGGCGTCGCGGAATTCGTCGAACGCGAGGCCGGCACCTGGCTGGGTGAGAAGATGCGCGCCGAATGGCTCAAGTGGCTGGTCGATCGGCAGGAATGGCAACGCGCGCGCGAACAATTCGCCCGTTTGCAACGACCCGATGCGGAAAGCCTCTGCCGCGGGCTGGAGGCGCGCCTGCAGCTTGGCGAGGCCGGGGCGGCGAATGATGTTGCGGCAATTCTGGCCGCACCGCAACCGCTCGCCGCGAGCTGCCTGCCGCCGCTAGGAAGGCTGGCGGCGACGGGCGAGCTTCCCACCGAACTGCTCTGGGAACGTCTCTTCCGTCAATGGGCCGGCGGCAGGCTCAAGGAAGCCCGAGTCCTCGCCAGCTGGCTGTCCGCGGACGAGGCGCCGGCGCCCCGCAGTTTGGATAACATCGCGGAGCATCCTGTGCAGGTGCTGGCCAACAAGAAAAGCGGCACACTGGCCGATCCAAAAAAAAGCGGCGTACTGGCCGAAGCGAAAAAAAGCGGCGTACTGGCCGCTTTGGCCGTCCTGCGCATGGCGCGCACCGACGTGCATCTGGCCGCAGCGCGCTGGCAGGAGGTCGAGGAGAGGCTGCCAGCCGGTTTGCGCGGGATCGTCTGGGGGCGCCTGGCGCTCGTCGCCGCGCTGACCCATCAACCCGAGGCCACCGAGTGGTTCAACCATGCAGAGAAGCTCGGAGCCAGCTTCGACGAGGAACAACAGGGCTGGCGCATCCGCGCGGGCTTGCGCGCCGGCGACTGGCCGGAAGTGGCGCGCTCGACCGCCGCGTTGCCCGAAACCCTGGCTTCCCGGCCAGAATGGCTCTACTGGCGCGCCCGCGCGCTGGCCGCACTCGGCTGGCTCGATGACGCACAGGCGCTGTATCGCCAGATCGCTGGTCAGCCCCACTTCTACGGCATCCTCGCCAGTGAGGCGCTGGGACGGCGGCTCAGCCTGCCGCCACGCGCCCAGCCGCCGAGCCCCGAGGAGCGTCGCGAGGCCGAAAGCCACCCCACGCTGATACGTGCGCTGGCGCTGATCCGCGCCGGGCTGCGCAATGAGGGTGTGCGCGAATGGAACTGGGTGCTCGCCGACATGGACGACCGGCAGCTTTTGGCCGCCGCCGATTTTGCCAGGCAGAACGAGGTCATCGACCGCGCGATCAGCACCGCCGAGCGCACCCGCAGCGAGCATGATTTCGCGCTGCGCTACCCGACGCCCTTTTTCGAGCAGGTTGCGCCCCGCGTGCGCGAGGTCGATCTCGATCCCGCCTGGGTATATGGACTGATGCGTCAGGAAAGCCGTTTCGTGATGGATGCGAAATCGAGCGCCGGCGCCAAGGGGCTGATGCAGCTGATGCCCGCGACGGCGAAATGGGTGGCGAAGAAGATCGGCCTTACCAGTTACCATCCGGGCAAGGTCACCGAGATGGACACCAACCTGACGCTCGGCACGAATTACCTGCGCATGGTGATGGACAGCCTCGATGATCATCCGGTACTGGCCACCGCCGCCTACAACGCAGGACCAGGCCGCGCGCGCAAGTGGCGCGCCGAACGGCCGCTCGAAGGCGCAATCTATGTCGAGACGATCCCGTTTTCCGAGACTCGCGACTACGTGAAGAAAGTGATGGCGAATGCGATCTACTATGCCGCGCTGATGGGCAGGCCGGCTCCGTCGCTGACCCAGCGACTCGGCACCATCCGGCCGCGCGGCTTCGGCGACATCGATGCGGAGAGACTCCCATGA
- a CDS encoding sensor domain-containing protein: MAELENPFPLPAIPNPEQARALCAAARAVPGACQLAGQVEVLDQVHESIITMDLSGHITGWNKMAEKMFGYTAEEAIGKHILFLYADPDAEEDVEFREAAFLGENGHEMEVRRRRKSGEVFWASLQLSLAHDENGQPVGIVGYLSDITARIETEKTLRLHARIFEFSQESILITGPDRRILSANPAFTKMTGYTEEEVIGRLPTLLRSARHPLHFYEELWRCVDETGSWHGEIWTRRKNGEDFPSWASISLVRNRDGRICNYFSIFADITERKAAEERIHHLAYYDSLTGLPNRALLHRLLEQSLAAARRYRRSGALLFIDLNRFKPINDSLGHAAGDRLLQQVAERLRATVRTEDVVARLGGDEFVVALFDIARREHAARVAQKVIEALEPPFHIEGHTLRVGAAIGISIFPRDGNTPETLLRMADIAMYRCKETGQTGYMFFSREMNRHALERLRLESGLRQGIARNELRLLYQPKIDVATGRIAGAEALVRWQNPDLGMLPPDAFIPIAEETDLITDLTGWVLDAALQQMRAWGEAGLTPLRIAINLSARDFQPGLAERLQALLERHRVAAEQVQLEITESLLTQRNALVIELIEQLDALGVSLALDDFGTGYSSLSYLKRFPIDTLKIDRSFVKGIPDDENDCAIARAIISLAHSLDLHVVAEGVETRMQLEFLSRLGCQEIQGYHFSPPVPPATFEEMLKAGLTLPAR; the protein is encoded by the coding sequence ATGGCCGAGCTCGAGAATCCCTTTCCCCTCCCGGCCATCCCCAATCCGGAACAGGCACGCGCACTGTGTGCGGCGGCGCGCGCAGTGCCTGGTGCCTGCCAGCTCGCCGGCCAGGTCGAGGTGCTCGATCAGGTCCATGAGTCGATCATCACGATGGACCTCTCCGGCCACATCACCGGCTGGAACAAGATGGCCGAGAAGATGTTCGGCTACACCGCCGAGGAAGCGATCGGCAAGCACATCCTGTTCCTCTATGCCGATCCCGATGCCGAAGAAGACGTGGAATTCCGCGAGGCGGCCTTTCTCGGTGAGAATGGCCATGAGATGGAAGTGCGCCGACGCCGCAAGTCGGGCGAGGTGTTCTGGGCGAGCCTGCAGCTTTCCCTGGCCCACGACGAGAACGGCCAGCCAGTCGGCATCGTCGGTTATCTGTCCGACATCACTGCGCGCATCGAGACCGAAAAGACCTTGCGGCTGCATGCGCGCATCTTCGAATTCAGCCAGGAGAGCATCCTGATCACCGGACCGGACCGGCGCATCCTGTCGGCGAATCCGGCATTCACGAAGATGACCGGCTACACGGAAGAGGAAGTGATCGGCCGGCTGCCGACGCTCTTGCGCTCGGCGCGGCATCCCTTGCATTTCTACGAAGAGCTGTGGCGGTGCGTCGACGAGACCGGCAGCTGGCATGGCGAAATCTGGACCCGCCGCAAGAACGGGGAGGATTTTCCGAGCTGGGCCTCGATCAGCCTGGTGCGCAATCGCGACGGGCGCATCTGCAATTATTTCTCGATCTTCGCCGACATCACGGAACGCAAGGCGGCCGAGGAGCGCATCCACCATCTGGCTTATTACGACAGCCTGACCGGCCTGCCCAACCGTGCGCTGTTGCACCGTCTGCTCGAACAGTCTCTCGCCGCCGCACGCCGCTACCGCCGCAGCGGCGCCCTGCTGTTCATCGACCTCAACCGCTTCAAGCCGATCAACGACAGCCTCGGCCATGCGGCGGGCGACCGGCTGTTGCAGCAAGTCGCCGAGCGCCTGCGCGCCACGGTGCGCACCGAGGATGTCGTCGCCCGACTCGGCGGCGACGAATTCGTCGTCGCGCTGTTCGACATCGCGCGCCGCGAGCATGCGGCGCGGGTGGCGCAGAAGGTGATCGAGGCGCTCGAACCGCCGTTCCACATCGAAGGACACACCCTGCGCGTCGGTGCCGCGATCGGTATCAGCATCTTCCCGCGCGATGGCAACACACCGGAAACCCTGCTGCGCATGGCCGACATCGCGATGTACCGCTGCAAGGAAACCGGCCAGACCGGTTACATGTTCTTCAGCCGCGAGATGAACCGTCATGCGCTCGAACGTCTGCGTCTCGAATCCGGGCTGCGCCAGGGCATTGCACGCAACGAGCTGCGCCTGCTCTATCAGCCCAAGATCGATGTCGCCACCGGTCGTATCGCCGGTGCCGAGGCGCTGGTGCGCTGGCAGAACCCCGATCTCGGCATGTTGCCGCCCGACGCCTTCATCCCGATCGCCGAAGAGACCGACCTGATCACCGATCTGACCGGCTGGGTGCTCGACGCCGCCTTGCAGCAGATGCGCGCCTGGGGGGAGGCTGGTTTGACGCCTTTGCGGATCGCGATCAATCTCTCGGCACGCGATTTCCAACCCGGCTTGGCAGAGCGGCTACAAGCCTTGCTGGAACGCCACCGCGTGGCGGCGGAGCAAGTGCAGCTCGAGATCACCGAAAGCCTGCTGACCCAGCGCAATGCCTTGGTCATTGAGTTGATCGAGCAGCTGGATGCGCTCGGCGTCTCACTGGCGCTCGACGATTTCGGCACCGGCTATTCGAGCCTTTCCTACCTGAAGCGCTTCCCGATCGACACCCTGAAGATCGACCGTTCGTTCGTCAAGGGTATCCCCGATGACGAGAACGACTGCGCGATCGCCCGGGCGATCATCAGCCTGGCACACAGCCTCGATCTGCATGTCGTCGCCGAAGGCGTCGAGACGCGGATGCAGCTCGAATTCCTCAGCCGGCTCGGTTGCCAAGAAATCCAGGGCTACCATTTCTCGCCGCCGGTGCCGCCGGCGACGTTCGAAGAGATGCTCAAAGCCGGCCTCACCTTGCCAGCGCGTTGA
- a CDS encoding 5-formyltetrahydrofolate cyclo-ligase — protein MTDQTRQTAVDPDALRAMLRREKIAARMSLPAAAHRAASVAVCHHLGEYLLARPVGSIAFCMPMRGEVDCRPLIERLLDAGWLAAMPVVRQLDAPMEFFAWWPAAPMTVDPYGIPVPSTHRTRDPDVMLLPLVAFDAAGYRLGYGGGYFDRTLAAMNPRPFAIGVGFDLGAVDDLKPQPHDIPLDLIVTESGIRAFEHH, from the coding sequence ATGACCGATCAAACCCGTCAAACCGCCGTTGATCCAGATGCCCTGCGGGCGATGCTGCGACGCGAGAAGATCGCCGCGCGGATGAGTCTGCCCGCCGCGGCGCACCGGGCGGCCTCCGTCGCCGTCTGCCATCACCTCGGTGAATATCTGCTCGCCCGGCCGGTCGGATCGATCGCCTTCTGCATGCCGATGCGCGGCGAGGTGGATTGCCGCCCGTTGATCGAACGGCTGCTCGATGCCGGCTGGCTGGCCGCGATGCCGGTGGTGCGACAGCTCGATGCGCCGATGGAGTTTTTCGCCTGGTGGCCGGCAGCGCCGATGACCGTCGATCCCTACGGCATCCCGGTGCCGTCCACTCATCGCACGCGTGATCCGGATGTCATGTTGCTGCCGCTCGTCGCCTTCGACGCGGCGGGTTATCGTCTCGGCTACGGCGGTGGCTATTTCGACCGCACGCTGGCGGCGATGAACCCACGGCCGTTTGCCATCGGCGTCGGTTTCGATCTGGGTGCGGTCGACGACCTGAAGCCCCAGCCGCACGACATCCCACTCGACCTGATCGTGACGGAAAGCGGAATACGCGCCTTCGAGCACCACTGA
- a CDS encoding multifunctional CCA addition/repair protein — protein sequence MKVFCVGGAVRDQLLGLPVQDRDWVVVGSTPEEMLAQGFTPVGKDFPVFLHPQTHEEYALARTERKSGHGYHGFTFHTAPDVTLEDDLARRDLTINAIAKAEDGTLIDPFGGRSDLAKKILRHVSASFAEDPVRILRVARFAARFTDFSVAAQTLELMRSMVISGEVDHLVAERVWQELARGLMEAKPSRMFEVLRSCGALARLLPELDRLWGVPQRADFHPEVDCGVHVMLVIDMAARLGLSLPARFAALTHDLGKGMTPAEILPRHVGHEQRSVALLEPLCERLRVPGDCRDLARLVARYHGDIHKVAELRPETKLEILERCDALRRAARFAEILAACEADYRGRLGWEEKSYAAADLWRRLLAAVQSVDAGAIAQTCADPRQIPARIHRARIAAIKALSSAAP from the coding sequence ATGAAGGTTTTCTGCGTCGGCGGCGCGGTGCGCGATCAGCTGCTCGGCCTGCCGGTGCAGGATCGCGACTGGGTGGTCGTCGGCAGCACGCCCGAGGAAATGCTCGCGCAGGGCTTTACGCCGGTGGGCAAGGACTTCCCCGTCTTCCTCCACCCACAGACCCACGAGGAGTATGCGCTGGCGCGCACCGAGCGGAAGAGCGGGCATGGCTATCACGGCTTCACCTTCCATACCGCACCCGATGTCACGCTCGAAGACGACCTCGCGCGCCGCGATTTGACGATCAATGCGATCGCCAAGGCCGAAGATGGCACGCTGATCGACCCTTTCGGCGGCCGCAGCGATCTCGCGAAGAAGATCCTGCGCCACGTCTCGGCCTCCTTCGCCGAGGACCCGGTGCGCATCCTGCGCGTCGCCCGCTTCGCCGCCCGCTTCACCGACTTTTCCGTAGCAGCACAGACGCTGGAGCTGATGCGCTCGATGGTGATTAGCGGCGAGGTCGATCATCTGGTTGCCGAACGGGTCTGGCAGGAACTCGCGCGCGGTTTGATGGAGGCGAAGCCTTCGCGCATGTTCGAGGTGTTGCGCAGCTGCGGGGCGCTGGCGCGACTGTTACCGGAGCTCGACCGGCTCTGGGGTGTGCCGCAACGCGCCGATTTCCATCCGGAGGTTGATTGCGGCGTGCATGTGATGCTGGTGATCGACATGGCGGCGCGGCTCGGTCTTTCCCTTCCGGCGCGCTTTGCAGCGCTCACCCACGATCTGGGCAAGGGGATGACGCCGGCCGAAATCCTGCCGCGCCACGTCGGCCATGAACAAAGAAGCGTCGCCTTGCTCGAACCGCTCTGTGAGCGCCTGCGCGTGCCGGGCGATTGCCGCGACCTCGCGCGCCTCGTCGCGCGCTATCACGGCGACATCCACAAGGTGGCCGAGCTGCGGCCAGAAACGAAGCTCGAGATTCTGGAGCGCTGCGATGCGCTGCGCCGTGCGGCCCGCTTTGCGGAAATCCTCGCCGCCTGTGAGGCCGACTATCGCGGCCGGCTCGGCTGGGAGGAGAAAAGCTACGCCGCCGCCGACCTTTGGCGCCGACTGCTGGCTGCCGTGCAGTCGGTCGATGCCGGTGCGATTGCCCAGACTTGCGCCGATCCCCGACAGATTCCGGCGCGCATTCATCGAGCCCGTATCGCGGCGATCAAGGCACTGTCTTCAGCAGCGCCTTGA
- a CDS encoding complex I NDUFA9 subunit family protein, translating into MKKALLIGGTGFLGSALACRLGRADFALTLPTRRRERVKHLTVLPAANVVEADVHDEETLARLMAGQDLVVNLVGILKGDFQRAHVELPGKIARAAAVAHVSRLIHISALGATADAPSEYLRSKAAGEAAVKAFFPQATIFQPSVIFGRGDSFLTLFAGLLAIAPLVPLACPQARFTPVWVEDVVSSIVASLDYPESQGQTYPLCGPRIYTLRELVAYTGWLSGHPRPIIGLPLALSYLQALIMEWLPNGPMTRDNVRSMQVPNVCPEGSTLPFGLTATPLEAVAPDYLAKR; encoded by the coding sequence ATGAAGAAGGCCCTGTTGATCGGCGGCACCGGCTTCCTGGGCAGCGCGCTGGCGTGCCGTCTTGGCCGCGCCGACTTTGCGCTCACACTGCCCACGCGCCGCCGCGAGCGCGTGAAACATCTGACGGTGTTGCCGGCGGCGAACGTCGTCGAGGCCGACGTTCACGATGAAGAGACGCTCGCGCGGCTGATGGCCGGGCAGGATCTCGTCGTCAATCTCGTCGGCATCCTGAAGGGCGATTTCCAACGCGCCCATGTCGAGCTGCCCGGCAAGATCGCGCGCGCCGCCGCGGTGGCCCATGTTTCGCGGCTGATCCACATCTCGGCGCTGGGTGCGACAGCTGATGCGCCCTCCGAATATTTGAGGAGCAAGGCCGCCGGCGAGGCGGCGGTGAAAGCCTTCTTTCCGCAAGCCACGATCTTTCAGCCTTCGGTGATCTTCGGCCGCGGCGACAGCTTCCTGACGCTGTTCGCCGGGCTGCTGGCGATCGCGCCGCTGGTGCCGCTCGCCTGCCCACAGGCGCGCTTTACGCCGGTTTGGGTCGAGGACGTCGTCTCGAGCATCGTCGCCAGTCTCGATTATCCCGAAAGCCAGGGACAAACCTATCCGCTTTGTGGTCCGCGCATCTATACCCTGCGCGAGCTGGTCGCCTATACCGGCTGGCTTTCCGGCCATCCGCGGCCGATCATCGGTTTGCCGCTCGCGCTTTCCTATCTGCAGGCGCTGATCATGGAATGGCTGCCCAACGGGCCGATGACGCGCGACAACGTCCGCTCGATGCAGGTACCCAACGTCTGTCCCGAAGGCTCAACGCTGCCCTTCGGTCTGACGGCCACGCCACTCGAGGCGGTGGCGCCGGACTATCTCGCCAAGCGATGA
- a CDS encoding EAL and HDOD domain-containing protein, translated as MEPSNALPLIALQPVFDARHAWVALRLTAARPCENADLERLLEDFSLAGVLSTLPCIVPADPMRIDPKLANGLPRDRLILFFPWQTGAEATHREALQKLRKAGFGLMASGMPDEGAALAPEITSLAVACPGSAAPEPLVRLLLERPGPHLALGTTEKVCPGFCRFHWLAGHYAGMASPVLKGDPAMRSQLLRLLALITADAELAQIEAVFKRDAYLSYKLLKLVNSVAFMPGRRIENFAQALIMLGRRQLLRWVTLLLFARPQGSDVASPLLPQAAMRGRLLESLARRRGMTHDQFDQAFMTGMFSLLDQLFDQPLADILAPLNLVDAVEEALLGRHGEFGAFLKAAETAEQGVSPALAEMLAALRIDPEDWAAMLIDAAGWAAVVAKQA; from the coding sequence ATGGAACCGTCGAACGCCCTTCCGTTGATTGCCCTGCAGCCGGTCTTCGATGCCCGGCATGCGTGGGTCGCCTTGCGGCTGACGGCCGCGCGCCCCTGCGAGAATGCCGACCTGGAGCGGTTGCTCGAGGATTTCTCGCTGGCTGGCGTGTTGAGCACGTTGCCTTGCATCGTGCCGGCGGACCCAATGCGCATCGATCCGAAACTGGCGAACGGCTTGCCGCGCGATCGCCTGATCCTGTTCTTCCCTTGGCAGACGGGGGCAGAGGCGACGCACCGCGAGGCACTGCAGAAACTACGCAAGGCGGGGTTCGGGCTGATGGCCTCCGGCATGCCGGACGAGGGTGCGGCACTGGCGCCGGAGATCACTTCCCTTGCGGTAGCCTGTCCCGGCAGCGCCGCGCCGGAACCTCTCGTCAGGTTGCTGCTCGAGCGTCCCGGTCCGCATCTGGCGTTGGGGACGACCGAGAAAGTCTGTCCGGGATTCTGCCGCTTCCACTGGCTGGCCGGGCACTACGCCGGAATGGCCTCGCCGGTGCTGAAAGGCGACCCGGCGATGCGCAGCCAGCTGCTGCGCCTCTTGGCGCTGATCACCGCCGATGCCGAGCTGGCCCAGATCGAGGCGGTATTCAAGCGCGATGCCTATTTGTCCTACAAGCTATTGAAACTCGTCAATTCGGTCGCCTTCATGCCGGGGCGGCGCATCGAGAATTTCGCCCAGGCGCTGATCATGCTCGGGCGGCGCCAGCTGTTGCGCTGGGTGACGCTGCTGCTGTTCGCGCGGCCGCAAGGCAGCGACGTCGCCAGCCCCTTGCTACCGCAGGCGGCGATGCGCGGTCGGCTGCTCGAATCGCTCGCCCGGCGACGCGGCATGACACATGATCAGTTCGATCAGGCCTTCATGACGGGCATGTTCTCGCTGCTCGACCAGCTGTTCGACCAGCCGCTGGCGGACATCCTCGCGCCGCTCAATCTCGTCGACGCCGTCGAAGAGGCACTCCTCGGCAGGCACGGAGAATTCGGCGCTTTCCTGAAAGCCGCCGAGACCGCCGAGCAAGGCGTATCACCGGCGCTGGCCGAAATGCTCGCCGCGCTGCGCATCGACCCTGAAGACTGGGCCGCGATGTTGATCGACGCGGCCGGCTGGGCGGCGGTGGTCGCCAAACAGGCCTGA
- a CDS encoding UvrD-helicase domain-containing protein, translating into MQGLNPPQREAIRYLDGPLLVLAGAGSGKTRVITEKIAYLIGEVGIAPAHVTAITFTNKAAREMKERVARRVGERASEVNISTFHALGAKFLRMEAKAAGLKPGFSILDASDTAALFAELMKDADKARLKLVQQRISLWKNALLGPDDVSPLDDLEADAARVYAEYERMLHAYQAVDFDDLIMKPVRLLEQDEEVAQRWRQRIWHLLVDEYQDTNRCQNRLMRLLTGERAAFTAVGDDDQSIYAWRGADVDNLRQLAADYPRLKVIKLEQNYRSTTRILKAANSVIRHNPKLFEKKLWSDKGHGDMIRVMACRDDQHEAEWVITRLMAHRFETRGRWRDYAILYRGNHQARLFEQQLRAHKVPYVLSGGQSFFDKSEIKDIVSYLRLLANPDDDPAFIRAVTTPKRGIGGTTLEALGQAAGRRHIGLFAAIFAPGIELEIKAPQLAALREFGGFINRMEFRARREPASQVLADLVKAIGYETWLFETLETRDAEARLANVREFVGWLAAKGEEEKKGLLELAQTVALITMLDKRDENLDAVQLATLHAAKGLEFRHVFLVGVEEGNLPHRESIDVGNIEEERRLMYVGITRAQLSLNVSWCLKRKQGKEIVERMPSRFIAEMGDDVRHEGQGAVPSAPTVDKAAGNARLASFKALLKTVP; encoded by the coding sequence GTGCAAGGACTCAACCCCCCGCAGCGGGAAGCGATCCGCTATCTCGATGGTCCGCTTCTGGTGCTGGCCGGCGCCGGTTCCGGCAAGACGCGCGTGATCACCGAGAAGATCGCCTATCTGATCGGCGAAGTAGGCATCGCACCTGCGCACGTCACGGCGATCACCTTCACCAACAAGGCCGCGCGCGAGATGAAGGAGCGCGTCGCCAGGCGCGTTGGCGAGCGCGCCAGCGAAGTCAATATCAGCACATTCCACGCCCTGGGCGCGAAATTTCTGCGCATGGAAGCCAAGGCGGCGGGCTTGAAGCCCGGCTTTTCGATCCTCGATGCCAGCGATACCGCGGCGCTGTTCGCCGAGCTGATGAAGGATGCCGACAAAGCGCGCCTGAAGCTGGTCCAGCAGCGTATCTCGCTTTGGAAGAACGCGCTGCTCGGCCCCGATGACGTCTCACCCTTGGACGATCTCGAAGCCGACGCGGCCCGCGTTTATGCCGAATACGAACGCATGCTTCATGCCTACCAGGCGGTCGATTTCGACGATCTGATCATGAAGCCGGTGCGGCTGCTCGAACAGGATGAGGAAGTGGCGCAGCGCTGGCGGCAGCGCATCTGGCACCTCTTGGTCGATGAATACCAGGACACCAACCGTTGCCAGAACCGCTTGATGCGTCTGCTCACCGGTGAGCGCGCAGCCTTCACCGCGGTCGGCGACGACGACCAGTCGATCTACGCCTGGCGCGGCGCCGACGTCGATAACTTACGCCAGCTCGCCGCCGACTATCCGCGCCTCAAAGTCATCAAGCTCGAACAGAACTACCGCTCGACGACGCGCATCCTCAAGGCGGCCAACAGCGTGATCCGCCACAATCCCAAGCTGTTCGAGAAGAAACTCTGGTCGGACAAGGGGCATGGCGACATGATCCGCGTGATGGCCTGCCGGGATGATCAGCACGAGGCCGAATGGGTGATCACGCGCCTGATGGCGCACCGGTTCGAGACGCGCGGCCGCTGGCGTGACTATGCGATCCTCTACCGCGGCAATCATCAGGCGCGCCTTTTCGAGCAGCAGCTGCGCGCCCACAAGGTGCCCTATGTGCTCTCGGGTGGCCAGTCGTTCTTCGACAAAAGCGAGATCAAGGATATCGTCAGCTACTTGCGCCTCTTGGCCAACCCGGATGACGATCCGGCCTTCATCCGCGCCGTCACCACACCCAAGCGGGGCATCGGCGGCACGACGCTCGAAGCCTTGGGACAGGCGGCGGGACGACGTCACATCGGTCTGTTCGCCGCAATCTTCGCGCCGGGCATCGAACTCGAAATCAAGGCGCCGCAACTGGCGGCGCTACGCGAGTTCGGCGGTTTCATCAATCGCATGGAATTTCGGGCAAGGCGGGAACCCGCAAGCCAGGTACTCGCGGACCTCGTCAAGGCGATCGGCTATGAGACCTGGCTGTTCGAGACGCTGGAAACGCGTGATGCCGAAGCGCGGCTGGCCAACGTGCGCGAATTCGTCGGCTGGCTTGCCGCCAAGGGCGAGGAGGAAAAAAAAGGCCTGCTGGAGCTCGCCCAGACCGTCGCCTTGATCACGATGCTCGACAAGCGCGACGAGAACCTCGATGCCGTGCAGCTCGCGACCTTGCACGCCGCCAAGGGACTCGAGTTCCGCCATGTCTTCCTCGTCGGCGTCGAGGAAGGCAACCTGCCGCACCGCGAGTCGATCGATGTCGGCAATATCGAGGAGGAACGCCGCCTGATGTATGTCGGCATCACACGCGCGCAGCTCTCCCTCAACGTGAGCTGGTGTCTGAAGCGCAAGCAGGGCAAGGAGATCGTCGAGCGCATGCCATCGCGTTTCATCGCCGAGATGGGCGACGATGTCAGGCATGAGGGGCAGGGTGCCGTCCCGTCAGCGCCGACTGTCGACAAAGCCGCTGGCAACGCGCGGCTGGCGAGCTTCAAGGCGCTGCTGAAGACAGTGCCTTGA